In Streptomyces durocortorensis, a genomic segment contains:
- a CDS encoding helix-turn-helix transcriptional regulator — MESLGTFLKSRRDRVTPAEIGLLTYGTSRRVPGLRREELAQLAGVSAGYYTRLEQGQAETASEQVLDALARVLRLDQVETVHLHNLARQSVKPGLGEPPREEPHARVLTLLESLGEATPAVVLGRRGDVLAWNRTGHALVAEHIPYEAPRNPAERPSIPRMFFLDPHTRDMYRNWPDLAKVHVAYLRLTAGRYPTDARLAGLIGELTMNSPDFGAMWATGDVSDCTTGAMHLQHPTVGAVSVDYQVWLQPDSPDHRVEIYTPNDATSADALRVLNQQSGGDEPESVTVRAERR, encoded by the coding sequence ATGGAGAGCCTCGGAACGTTCCTGAAGAGCCGCCGTGACCGGGTCACTCCGGCTGAGATCGGTCTGCTGACCTACGGCACCTCCCGCCGGGTCCCCGGTCTCAGACGGGAGGAGCTGGCCCAGCTCGCGGGGGTGAGTGCGGGGTACTACACGCGTCTGGAGCAGGGGCAGGCGGAGACCGCCTCCGAGCAGGTGCTCGACGCGCTCGCCCGGGTGCTCCGGCTCGATCAGGTGGAGACCGTCCATCTGCACAACCTCGCCCGGCAGTCGGTGAAGCCCGGTCTGGGCGAGCCGCCCCGCGAGGAGCCCCACGCGCGGGTTCTGACCCTCCTGGAGTCCCTGGGCGAGGCCACCCCCGCGGTGGTGCTCGGCAGACGGGGCGACGTCCTCGCGTGGAACCGCACCGGGCACGCGCTGGTCGCCGAGCACATCCCCTACGAGGCGCCGCGGAATCCGGCGGAGCGTCCGTCGATCCCGCGGATGTTCTTCCTCGACCCGCACACCCGCGACATGTACCGCAACTGGCCGGATCTGGCCAAGGTCCACGTCGCCTATCTGCGTCTCACCGCCGGCCGCTATCCCACGGACGCCCGGCTCGCCGGACTTATCGGCGAACTCACCATGAACAGCCCAGACTTCGGCGCGATGTGGGCGACGGGTGACGTCTCCGACTGCACGACGGGGGCCATGCATCTGCAACATCCCACCGTCGGCGCGGTGAGCGTGGACTACCAGGTGTGGCTCCAGCCCGACAGCCCCGACCACCGCGTCGAGATCTACACCCCCAACGACGCGACCTCCGCGGACGCGTTGCGCGTGCTGAACCAGCAGAGCGGGGGCGACGAGCCCGAGTCGGTGACCGTACGGGCCGAGCGGCGCTGA
- a CDS encoding MFS transporter: MTQQHAHNAPGLRAWLGLAVVLGPVLLVSMDGSILFLAMPRISQALSPTADQALWILDIYGFAVGSLLVAFGSIGDRYGRLKLLMIGATVFGLGSAGAAFAPTPELLIACRALMGVAGATLLPSALAVLSELFPDPRRRAQAIGIFAAAFAAGFAIGPVVGGALLGSFWWGSVFLVNLPVIVVFLVFAPVLLGEVRAGGTGRVDPLSVVTSAGGLLLTIYGIKHLAADGISALPITTMILGIAVLTFFGLRQRHLETPLIDFSLFRDRVFSIAIITGLLPLAAWSAAAYLSGIYLQSVLGLSVLNAALLALPGAVALTLSCIVTPTVVERIGKRAALLVCHFSIAGGLLLLLPTTVTAGIGWYIASTVIAGLGYGISFAVVADTAVGAVPAERAGSAGAIAETSNEIGNALGIAILGSLAALLFRLQGPDLAPTLDETLQLPSLLPSAIQDAKSAFVTGLHVVVVVAGLLHAALGTAALRWLPKQAADGPDSGSHEKAAEEPVATRS, encoded by the coding sequence ATGACTCAACAGCATGCGCACAACGCACCCGGACTGCGGGCCTGGCTCGGGCTCGCGGTGGTCCTCGGCCCGGTCCTCCTCGTCTCCATGGACGGATCGATCCTGTTCCTGGCGATGCCCCGGATCAGCCAGGCCCTCTCGCCCACCGCCGACCAGGCGCTGTGGATCCTGGACATCTACGGCTTCGCCGTCGGCTCACTGCTGGTCGCCTTCGGCAGCATCGGCGACCGCTACGGGCGGCTGAAGCTCCTGATGATCGGCGCGACCGTGTTCGGCCTCGGCTCCGCCGGGGCCGCGTTCGCACCGACCCCCGAACTCCTCATCGCCTGCCGGGCGCTGATGGGCGTGGCCGGCGCGACCCTGCTGCCCTCGGCGCTGGCCGTGCTGAGCGAACTCTTCCCGGACCCCCGGCGCCGGGCGCAGGCCATCGGCATCTTCGCCGCGGCCTTCGCGGCCGGTTTCGCCATCGGCCCGGTCGTCGGCGGCGCCCTCCTCGGGTCGTTCTGGTGGGGCTCGGTCTTCCTCGTCAACCTCCCCGTCATCGTGGTGTTCCTGGTGTTCGCGCCGGTCCTCCTCGGCGAGGTCAGGGCGGGCGGGACGGGCCGCGTCGACCCGCTCAGCGTCGTGACCTCCGCCGGAGGCCTGCTGCTCACGATCTACGGCATCAAGCACCTGGCCGCCGACGGCATCTCGGCCCTGCCGATCACCACGATGATCCTCGGCATCGCCGTACTGACCTTCTTCGGCCTGCGCCAACGGCACCTCGAAACCCCGCTGATCGACTTCTCCCTCTTCCGCGACCGCGTCTTCAGCATCGCCATCATCACGGGCCTGCTGCCCCTGGCCGCCTGGTCGGCGGCGGCCTATCTGTCCGGCATCTACCTCCAGTCCGTACTGGGCCTGAGCGTCCTGAACGCGGCGCTCCTGGCGCTCCCGGGCGCGGTGGCCCTCACCCTCTCGTGCATCGTCACGCCCACCGTCGTCGAACGCATCGGCAAGCGGGCCGCGCTCCTCGTCTGCCACTTCTCGATCGCGGGCGGCCTGCTGCTGCTGCTTCCCACCACGGTCACCGCCGGGATCGGCTGGTACATCGCCTCGACCGTGATCGCCGGACTGGGATACGGCATCTCCTTCGCCGTCGTCGCGGACACCGCGGTCGGCGCGGTCCCCGCGGAGCGGGCGGGCTCGGCCGGCGCGATCGCCGAGACCAGCAACGAGATCGGCAACGCCCTCGGTATCGCGATCCTCGGCTCGCTCGCCGCGCTGCTCTTCCGTCTCCAGGGCCCGGACCTCGCCCCCACGCTCGACGAGACCCTTCAGCTGCCCTCCCTGCTCCCGTCCGCGATCCAGGACGCGAAGAGCGCGTTCGTCACCGGCCTGCACGTCGTCGTGGTGGTGGCGGGCCTGCTGCATGCCGCGCTCGGAACGGCCGCGCTGCGCTGGCTCCCCAAGCAGGCGGCGGACGGTCCGGACTCCGGCAGTCACGAGAAGGCCGCGGAGGAACCGGTGGCGACCA